Proteins from one Triticum aestivum cultivar Chinese Spring chromosome 7A, IWGSC CS RefSeq v2.1, whole genome shotgun sequence genomic window:
- the LOC123152350 gene encoding plant UBX domain-containing protein 8 — protein MAQPSQEAIETFISITGADEAVAARKLEEHSGDLNEAVNAYFNEGDRSTTRINQNPIPDSHDDIMDLDEPFDPMFSRSMGNPFGILDPSFVERAAAGFFGQGPQVTHPRDVRQIPIEVKDTDNPQIGSSGQGPVIEDVTGRESSYGLEVHGTVVIDEDDDDLPSTHAPVIPRNTPSTYNSAPSAPPLVDVSDYNNDIEEEMIRAAIEASKRDAEGLTNVAERERVLLQEGMHAVDNSSDLSDKEDIEGASEAVERKVLTTGQAGTSRQLVDEENFQDDIEDVDEEPLVRQRSRRVLSGTAGPTEAVQRADSPPSGPHSHGTENAHQHNGAFPSEWGGISSEEHDEAVMLEAAMFGGIPEHTEYPFPLPSHGISTGYPRVAHPPSPTLTAQRLLREQQDDEYLAALQADREKELKAVEDAELRRLEEVAAREAAIEMEKQKNEEKLRKQLEEEELESMLAAKRTSLPKEPLPNAEGAVTVVVRMPDGSRQGRRFLKSDQLQALFDFIDISKTFKPGTYRLVRSYPRRAFTDEECQMSLSDVGLTSKQEALFLEQISG, from the exons ATGGCGCAGCCGTCGCAGGAGGCGATCGAAACTTTCATCAGCATCACCGGCGCCGACGAGGCTGTCGCTGCCCGCAAGCTCGAG GAGCATAGCGGTGACCTAAATGAAGCGGTGAATGCATACTTCAATGAAGGAGATAGATCCAC CACCAGAATCAATCAGAATCCTATACCTGACAGTCATGATGATATTATGGATCTGGACGAACCATTTGATCCTATGTTTAGCCGATCTATGGGCAACCCTTTTGGTATTTTGGACCCAAGTTTTGTTGAGAGAGCCGCTGCTGGTTTCTTTGGTCAGGGACCTCAGGTTACACATCCCAGGGATGTGCGGCAGATACCTATTGAAGTTAAAGACACTGATAATCCTCAAATTGGAAGTTCTGGTCAGGGTCCTGTTATTGAAGATGTTACTGGACGTGAGTCTTCATATGGTCTGGAGGTTCATGGGACTGTTGTcattgatgaggatgatgatgacttgCCATCTACCCATGCTCCTGTTATCCCAAGAAATACTCCAAGCACATACAATTCTGCACCAAGTGCTCCTCCATTGGTGGATGTTAGTGACTATAACAATGACATAGAAGAGGAGATGATCCGTGCAGCAATTGAAGCATCAAAAAGGGATGCGGAAGGACTTACAAAT GTAGCAGAGCGAGAGAGAGTTCTACTTCAAGAGGGAATGCATGCGGTTGATAATTCTTCTGATTTATCTGATAAGGAGGACATTGAAGGAGCAAGTGAGGCAGTTGAAAG GAAAGTACTAACCACAGGGCAAGCTGGAACTTCTAGGCAATTGGTTGATGAAGAGAACTTCCAAGACGATATTGAAGATGTTGACGAAGAACCTTTAGTTAGACAACGTTCTAGGCGTGTTCTATCTGGAACTGCCGGGCCAACAGAAGCAGTGCAAAGGGCTGACAGTCCTCCCTCGGGCCCTCATTCTCATGGTACTGAAAATGCTCACCAGCATAATGGAGCTTTCCCCTCAGAG TGGGGAGGCATTTCTTCTGAAGAGCACGATGAAGCTGTTATGCTTGAGGCTGCTATGTTTGGTGGGATTCCTGAACACACAGAATATCCATTTCCCCTCCCATCTCATGGAATCTCAACTGGCTATCCCCGAGTAGCACATCCTCCATCACCAACATTAACTGCACAGAGGTTGTTAAGGGAGCAGCAG GATGATGAGTATCTTGCAGCCCTCCAAGCTGATAGAGAAAAAGAGTTGAAGGCTGTGGAGGATGCTGAGCTCCGTAGATTAGAAGAAGTTGCTGCAAGAGAAGCTGCTATTGAAATGGAAAAGCAAAAGAACGAGGAAAAGCTGAGAAAACAACTTGAGGAAGAG GAGTTGGAGTCCATGCTTGCAGCCAAGCGAACATCATTACCAAAGGAGCCACTGCCAAATGCTGAAGGAGCCGTCACAGTTGTAGTTCGCATGCCTGATGGTAGTCGCCAGGGAAGGCGCTTTTTGAAATCTGACCAGCTCCAG GCCCTTTTTGATTTCATTGACATCAGCAAGACATTCAAGCCTGGAACCTATAGACTG GTGAGATCTTACCCCAGGCGTGCATTCACCGACGAGGAGTGTCAGATGTCGTTGAGTGATGTGGGTCTCACCAGCAAACAGGAGGCCTTGTTTCTAGAACAAATTTCAGGATAG